A stretch of the Helicoverpa armigera isolate CAAS_96S chromosome 5, ASM3070526v1, whole genome shotgun sequence genome encodes the following:
- the LOC110370252 gene encoding uncharacterized protein LOC110370252 isoform X2 yields the protein MWRAVLGLSIFLYVIVSHVTTAPAYYPHKRGPRYTISNGPQTQRQPYIEVRNSTYHGSGPREEARAMCSVKTQEVNATANATITRRLHGVVTSRELHSSIQRLEVIIYGQMQQLWQSLDALRTQLGGNPRANSMYPARNTVSFRYQPHSL from the exons ATGTGGAGGGCTGTACTAGGGCTTTCGATTTTCTTGTATGTGATTGTATCACATGTAACTACGGCGCCGGCGTATTATCCGCACA AACGTGGCCCAAGGTATACGATATCGAATGGCCCCCAAACGCAGCGTCAGCCTTACATCGAGGTGCGCAATTCCACATATCATGGCAGCGGACCACGCGAGGAGGCTCGGGCCATGTGCTCCGTCAAGACTCAAGAGGTCAACGCCACAGCTAATGCTACCATTACTAGGAGGCTACATGGAGTCGTCACTTCCA gagaGCTCCACAGTTCTATCCAGCGGCTAGAAGTGATAATCTACGGGCAAATGCAGCAGCTGTGGCAGAGTTTGGACGCTCTGAGGACGCAGCTAGGCGGCAACCCGCGAGCTAACAGCATGTATCCAGCTAGGAACACCGTGTCGTTCAGATACCAACCGCACTCGCTGTGA
- the LOC110370252 gene encoding uncharacterized protein LOC110370252 isoform X1, with protein MMNHLGMESFVIIFAVAPTIRRRVIFNVSFENKAKRGPRYTISNGPQTQRQPYIEVRNSTYHGSGPREEARAMCSVKTQEVNATANATITRRLHGVVTSRELHSSIQRLEVIIYGQMQQLWQSLDALRTQLGGNPRANSMYPARNTVSFRYQPHSL; from the exons ATGATGAATCATCTGGGCATGGAGAGCTTCGTCATTATTTTCGCAGTGGCGCCAACAATCCGTAGGCgcgttatttttaatgtttcctTCGAGAATAAAGCAA AACGTGGCCCAAGGTATACGATATCGAATGGCCCCCAAACGCAGCGTCAGCCTTACATCGAGGTGCGCAATTCCACATATCATGGCAGCGGACCACGCGAGGAGGCTCGGGCCATGTGCTCCGTCAAGACTCAAGAGGTCAACGCCACAGCTAATGCTACCATTACTAGGAGGCTACATGGAGTCGTCACTTCCA gagaGCTCCACAGTTCTATCCAGCGGCTAGAAGTGATAATCTACGGGCAAATGCAGCAGCTGTGGCAGAGTTTGGACGCTCTGAGGACGCAGCTAGGCGGCAACCCGCGAGCTAACAGCATGTATCCAGCTAGGAACACCGTGTCGTTCAGATACCAACCGCACTCGCTGTGA
- the LOC110384441 gene encoding uncharacterized protein LOC110384441, giving the protein MKFKLSLLVLAIVLNNIRSSTSEYSSATNLRFTPEAVIHQLSEQIRFLIRSGDINNGIPVLDPYEFQWKQLDLAAGQIFSAKVNITNAKATGLGNFKLQHFNFYKNDVSIAVHIDIPVLKFNSEYYELNGNIYEAIPIKGQGIADIEIHNTSLWGKIYLKQSDDGKSVLLDKIEEPEFSIERIVSRTQFDNNIDGLISSMVEELLADYLTRFNKYIAQAYIDKIVGYLNPTLDKFDNWNIIAVLLSDNQDNGGNDN; this is encoded by the exons ATGAAATTCAAACTATCATTGTTAGTGTTGGCAATTGTTTTAAACAACATCAGAAGCTCCACCAGTG aatACAGTTCAGCTACCAACCTTCGCTTTACACCTGAAGCAGTGATCCATCAACTCTCGGAACAAATAAGGTTCCTGATCAGAAGTGGCGACATTAATAACGGAATACCAGTACTGGATCCTTATGAGTTCCAGTGGAAGCAACTGGACCTGGCAGCAGGACAAATATTCAG CGCCAAAGTCAATATAACGAACGCAAAAGCAACAGGATTGGGAAACTTCAAACTTCAGCATTTCAACTTTTACAAAAATGACGTCTCTATCGCCGTACACATCGACATTCCAGTGTTGAAGTTTAATTCAG aatattATGAGTTGAATGGTAATATTTACGAAGCAATACCCATAAAAGGACAAGGAATAGCTGA TATTGAAATACACAATACATCGCTGTGGGGCAAAATATATCTGAAGCAGTCGGATGATGGTAAATCCGTACTTTTGGACAAAATCGAGGAGCCTGAATTCAGCATCGAACGGATTGTG TCACGCACCCAGTTCGACAACAACATAGACGGCCTCATTAGCTCTATGGTGGAGGAGCTTCTGGCCGACTACCTGACACGCTTCAACAAGTACATAGCCCAAGCCTACATAGATAAGATTGTGGGCTACCTGAACCCAACGCTGGACAAGTTCGACAACTGGAACATTATTGCTGTTTTGCTGTCTGATAACCAGGATAACGGTGGCAACgacaattaa
- the LOC110371118 gene encoding uncharacterized protein LOC110371118: MKITLVLMLGLCALAAAAPNAEKPTPFEVNAEALAESPESRNLLVNALIRQLIAYIRRVINNGSSIFGIPPLDPLDLEHLHLYIPAGLINLDLELQKIFMTGIGGFVVHRSNLNLHDLTFDLDISVPKLDISAEEYDLIGDFFTAIPLYGKGSAKFEVEGFRFQAKLFLKQSDDEKSVLIDRVEDATFVLPHFKCQLTGVIGGGDIDGIVNSMVEEVIIDYVNRFQGAISLVASQLVVAGLNPVLDQLNTWSYIAVLLPRA, from the exons ATGAAAATTACATTGGTGTTGATGCTGGGCCTGTGTGCCCTAGCGGCCGCCGCACCTAACGCTGAAAAACCAACTCCGTTTGAAGTCA ATGCTGAAGCGTTGGCCGAATCCCCTGAAAGCCGCAACCTCCTCGTGAACGCGCTGATCCGCCAACTGATCGCCTATATCCGCCGCGTCATCAACAATGGCTCGTCCATCTTCGGCATCCCGCCCTTGGACCCCCTCGACTTGGAACATCTCCATCTATACATCCCAGCTGGGCTTATCAA CTTGGACTTGGAGCTGCAGAAGATATTCATGACTGGTATCGGTGGCTTTGTGGTGCACAGGAGCAACCTCAACCTGCACGATCTTACCTTCGACCTGGACATCTCTGTGCCAAAACTTGACATTTCTGCTG AGGAATACGACCTGATCGGTGATTTCTTCACTGCCATCCCACTGTACGGAAAAGGAAGTGCGAA ATTCGAAGTAGAAGGATTCAGGTTCCAAGCTAAATTGTTCCTTAAACAATCAGACGATGAAAAATCTGTTCTCATCGACAGAGTTGAAGACGCTACCTTCGTTCTTCCTCATTTCAAG TGTCAACTAACGGGAGTTATCGGCGGTGGCGACATCGACGGCATCGTGAACTCCATGGTTGAAGAGGTGATCATAGACTACGTGAACAGGTTCCAGGGCGCCATCTCCTTGGTCGCTTCACAGCTCGTTGTAGCTGGACTCAACCCCGTCCTCGATCAGTTGAACACCTGGTCTTACATCGCCGTCCTGCTACCCCGCGCTTGA
- the Bel gene encoding putative ATP-dependent RNA helicase Pl10 isoform X1: MSNVTNQNGTGLEQQLAGLDLQPQANKSAGRYIPPHLRRQLQANPSQGEESKRPSLDARSNDQRDGRSSFGGNSRTYDRGGRRDDRDRDREREYDRGNDSRYPRRDRGRDSGYQNGDSEPQRWSESSERWGASGGGRAASGAGGASSRDVREFNEPPPPRNDRWKEPEPRAEERSNSRWHSDDVRLTSNRRDEVGHESNSNDWTIPLPRDERQELELFGTGNTGINFSKYEDIPVEASGDRVPDFITSFEDVNLTEIMRQNIASARYDKPTPVQKYAIPIVLGRRDVMACAQTGSGKTAAFLVPILNQMYEAGPVKHMGPHIRRKQYPLGLVLAPTRELATQIFDEARKFAYRSRVRPCVVYGGSPIHEQFRELERGCHLLVATPGRLVDMLARGRVALDHCRHLVLDEADRMLDMGFEPQIRKIVESHTMPKTGERQTLMFSATFPKQIQVLAQDFLYNYVFLAVGRVGSTSENITQKVVWVEEMDKRSFLLDLLNASNLLQRARPEEDQLILVFVETKKGADQLEEYLDNLGYPVTSIHGDRTQREREEALRRFRSGQTPILVATAVAARGLDIPHVRHVINFDLPSDVEEYVHRIGRTGRMGNLGVATSFFNDTNRGLARDLVELLVEAKQDVPNWLTSTAADGRLGGGGRRTGSRSGGGRFGGSGSGFGARDFRTQPRQTPRSAGPSTIGSGFGYGGGSYGGNYGGSYGGGGGGSSGGPDWWDS, from the exons ATGAGTAATGTTACCAACCAAAATGGAACAGGTCTAGAGCAGCAG CTTGCTGGTCTGGACTTGCAGCCTCAGGCTAATAAGAGTGCTGGCCGCTACATCCCCCCGCATCTGCGCAGGCAGTTGCAGGCCAACCCTTCACAAG GGGAAGAGTCTAAGCGCCCAAGCTTAGACGCCCGTTCAAACGATCAACGGGACGGCCGTTCATCATTCGGAGGCAACTCTAGAACCTACGACCGTGGTGGTCGGCGCGACGACCGCGACCGTGACCGCGAACGTGAATACGATCGCGGCAACGACTCGCGATACCCGCGCAGGGACCGCG GTCGTGATTCAGGATATCAAAATGGCGACTCAGAGCCTCAGCGCTGGTCGGAGTCGTCTGAGCGCTGGGGCGCGTCGGGCGGCGGACGCGCGGccagcggcgcgggcggcgccagCAGCCGCGACGTGCGCGAGTTCAacgagccgccgccgccgcgcaacGACCGCTGGAAGGAGCCCGAGCCGCGCGCTGAGGAGCGCAGCAACTCGCGCTGGCACTCCGATGATGTACGCCTCACGAGCAACCGCAGGGACGAGGTTGGACATGAAAGCAATTCA AATGATTGGACGATCCCGCTACCTCGCGACGAGCGGCAGGAGTTGGAGCTGTTTGGCACTGGCAACACAGGAATTAACTTCTCCAAATACGAGGATATTCCCGTTGAGGCCAGCGGCGATCGCGTCCCAGACTTCATTACCAGC TTTGAGGATGTTAACCTGACGGAAATAATGCGCCAGAATATAGCCTCCGCTCGCTACGACAAGCCGACGCCGGTCCAGAAGTATGCAATCCCGATAGTCCTGGGCAGAAGAGATGTCATGGCGTGCGCACAGACTGGTTCAGGCAAGACGGCCGCATTCCTTGTGCCCATCCTCAATCAGATGTACGAAGCTGGGCCTGTCAAACATATGGG acCGCACATCCGGCGCAAGCAATACCCTCTGGGTTTGGTGTTGGCCCCGACGCGCGAGCTCGCTACACAGATTTTTGATGAGGCTAGAAAATTCGCCTACCGCTCCCGTGTGCGACCATGTGTCGT GTACGGCGGTTCCCCGATACACGAACAGTTCCGCGAGCTGGAGCGCGGCTGCCACCTGCTGGTGGCGACGCCGGGCCGGCTGGTGGACATGCTGGCCCGCGGCCGCGTGGCGCTGGACCACTGCCGGCACCTCGTGCTCGACGAGGCCGACAGAATGCTTGACATGGGTTTCGAACCCCAGATCCGCAAGATCGTCGAGAGCCACACGATGCCAAAGACTGGCGAGCGCCAGACGCTCATGTTCTCTGCGACTTTCCCAAAACAAATCCAGGTGTTAGCACAGGATTTCTTGTATAATTACGTTTTCCTTGCTGTTGGACGCGTTGGTTCCACATCCGAGAATATCACACAGAag GTGGTATGGGTGGAGGAAATGGACAAGCGTTCTTTCTTGTTGGACTTGCTGAATGCTTCCAACTTGCTGCAGCGTGCGCGCCCTGAAGAGGATCAGCTTATTCTTGTGTTCGTCGAAACCAAGAAAG GTGCTGATCAACTGGAAGAGTACTTGGATAATCTTGGATACCCAGTGACGTCTATCCACGGTGACCGGACACAGCGCGAGCGCGAGGAGGCTCTGCGCCGGTTCCGCTCCGGACAGACCCCGATCCTTGTGGCTACAGCCGTCGCGGCCAGAG GTCTGGACATACCGCACGTGCGTCACGTGATTAACTTTGATTTGCCGTCGGACGTTGAGGAGTAcgtgcaccgcatcggtcgtacCGGCCGTATGGGCAACCTGGGCGTCGCCACGTCCTTCTTCAACGACACCAACCGCGGCCTCGCGCGGGACCTCGTAGAGCTCCTCGTTGAGGCCAAGCAAGATGTGCCTAA CTGGCTGACGAGCACGGCAGCAGACGGGCGgctgggcggcggcggccggcgcACCGGCAGCCGGTCGGGCGGCGGACGGTTCGGAGGCAGCGGCAGCGGGTTTGGCGCGAGGGACTTCCGTACACAGCCACGCCAGACTCCACGGTCCGCAGGGCCCTCTACTATTGGCTCTG GATTCGGGTACGGCGGCGGGTCGTACGGCGGCAACTACGGCGGGTCgtacggcggcggcggcggcggcagcagcGGCGGCCCCGACTGGTGGGACTCGTAA
- the Bel gene encoding putative ATP-dependent RNA helicase Pl10 isoform X2, whose product MSNVTNQNGTGLEQQLAGLDLQPQANKSAGRYIPPHLRRQLQANPSQGEESKRPSLDARSNDQRDGRSSFGGNSRTYDRGGRRDDRDRDREREYDRGNDSRYPRRDRGRDSGYQNGDSEPQRWSESSERWGASGGGRAASGAGGASSRDVREFNEPPPPRNDRWKEPEPRAEERSNSRWHSDDVRLTSNRRDENDWTIPLPRDERQELELFGTGNTGINFSKYEDIPVEASGDRVPDFITSFEDVNLTEIMRQNIASARYDKPTPVQKYAIPIVLGRRDVMACAQTGSGKTAAFLVPILNQMYEAGPVKHMGPHIRRKQYPLGLVLAPTRELATQIFDEARKFAYRSRVRPCVVYGGSPIHEQFRELERGCHLLVATPGRLVDMLARGRVALDHCRHLVLDEADRMLDMGFEPQIRKIVESHTMPKTGERQTLMFSATFPKQIQVLAQDFLYNYVFLAVGRVGSTSENITQKVVWVEEMDKRSFLLDLLNASNLLQRARPEEDQLILVFVETKKGADQLEEYLDNLGYPVTSIHGDRTQREREEALRRFRSGQTPILVATAVAARGLDIPHVRHVINFDLPSDVEEYVHRIGRTGRMGNLGVATSFFNDTNRGLARDLVELLVEAKQDVPNWLTSTAADGRLGGGGRRTGSRSGGGRFGGSGSGFGARDFRTQPRQTPRSAGPSTIGSGFGYGGGSYGGNYGGSYGGGGGGSSGGPDWWDS is encoded by the exons ATGAGTAATGTTACCAACCAAAATGGAACAGGTCTAGAGCAGCAG CTTGCTGGTCTGGACTTGCAGCCTCAGGCTAATAAGAGTGCTGGCCGCTACATCCCCCCGCATCTGCGCAGGCAGTTGCAGGCCAACCCTTCACAAG GGGAAGAGTCTAAGCGCCCAAGCTTAGACGCCCGTTCAAACGATCAACGGGACGGCCGTTCATCATTCGGAGGCAACTCTAGAACCTACGACCGTGGTGGTCGGCGCGACGACCGCGACCGTGACCGCGAACGTGAATACGATCGCGGCAACGACTCGCGATACCCGCGCAGGGACCGCG GTCGTGATTCAGGATATCAAAATGGCGACTCAGAGCCTCAGCGCTGGTCGGAGTCGTCTGAGCGCTGGGGCGCGTCGGGCGGCGGACGCGCGGccagcggcgcgggcggcgccagCAGCCGCGACGTGCGCGAGTTCAacgagccgccgccgccgcgcaacGACCGCTGGAAGGAGCCCGAGCCGCGCGCTGAGGAGCGCAGCAACTCGCGCTGGCACTCCGATGATGTACGCCTCACGAGCAACCGCAGGGACGAG AATGATTGGACGATCCCGCTACCTCGCGACGAGCGGCAGGAGTTGGAGCTGTTTGGCACTGGCAACACAGGAATTAACTTCTCCAAATACGAGGATATTCCCGTTGAGGCCAGCGGCGATCGCGTCCCAGACTTCATTACCAGC TTTGAGGATGTTAACCTGACGGAAATAATGCGCCAGAATATAGCCTCCGCTCGCTACGACAAGCCGACGCCGGTCCAGAAGTATGCAATCCCGATAGTCCTGGGCAGAAGAGATGTCATGGCGTGCGCACAGACTGGTTCAGGCAAGACGGCCGCATTCCTTGTGCCCATCCTCAATCAGATGTACGAAGCTGGGCCTGTCAAACATATGGG acCGCACATCCGGCGCAAGCAATACCCTCTGGGTTTGGTGTTGGCCCCGACGCGCGAGCTCGCTACACAGATTTTTGATGAGGCTAGAAAATTCGCCTACCGCTCCCGTGTGCGACCATGTGTCGT GTACGGCGGTTCCCCGATACACGAACAGTTCCGCGAGCTGGAGCGCGGCTGCCACCTGCTGGTGGCGACGCCGGGCCGGCTGGTGGACATGCTGGCCCGCGGCCGCGTGGCGCTGGACCACTGCCGGCACCTCGTGCTCGACGAGGCCGACAGAATGCTTGACATGGGTTTCGAACCCCAGATCCGCAAGATCGTCGAGAGCCACACGATGCCAAAGACTGGCGAGCGCCAGACGCTCATGTTCTCTGCGACTTTCCCAAAACAAATCCAGGTGTTAGCACAGGATTTCTTGTATAATTACGTTTTCCTTGCTGTTGGACGCGTTGGTTCCACATCCGAGAATATCACACAGAag GTGGTATGGGTGGAGGAAATGGACAAGCGTTCTTTCTTGTTGGACTTGCTGAATGCTTCCAACTTGCTGCAGCGTGCGCGCCCTGAAGAGGATCAGCTTATTCTTGTGTTCGTCGAAACCAAGAAAG GTGCTGATCAACTGGAAGAGTACTTGGATAATCTTGGATACCCAGTGACGTCTATCCACGGTGACCGGACACAGCGCGAGCGCGAGGAGGCTCTGCGCCGGTTCCGCTCCGGACAGACCCCGATCCTTGTGGCTACAGCCGTCGCGGCCAGAG GTCTGGACATACCGCACGTGCGTCACGTGATTAACTTTGATTTGCCGTCGGACGTTGAGGAGTAcgtgcaccgcatcggtcgtacCGGCCGTATGGGCAACCTGGGCGTCGCCACGTCCTTCTTCAACGACACCAACCGCGGCCTCGCGCGGGACCTCGTAGAGCTCCTCGTTGAGGCCAAGCAAGATGTGCCTAA CTGGCTGACGAGCACGGCAGCAGACGGGCGgctgggcggcggcggccggcgcACCGGCAGCCGGTCGGGCGGCGGACGGTTCGGAGGCAGCGGCAGCGGGTTTGGCGCGAGGGACTTCCGTACACAGCCACGCCAGACTCCACGGTCCGCAGGGCCCTCTACTATTGGCTCTG GATTCGGGTACGGCGGCGGGTCGTACGGCGGCAACTACGGCGGGTCgtacggcggcggcggcggcggcagcagcGGCGGCCCCGACTGGTGGGACTCGTAA